The Amycolatopsis nigrescens CSC17Ta-90 genomic interval TCAACCGATCAGGCGAGTCGCGTACGGCATGATCCCGCCGTACCGCACCGAGGAAACCTTCACCACCGAACCGGACTGCGGCGCCTCGACCATCTGCCCGTTGCCGAGGTAGAGCGCCACGTGGTGGATCCCGCCGCGGCCGCCCCAGAACAGCATGTCCCCGCGCCGCATCTGGGACAGCGGCACCTTGCGCCCGGCGTTGTACTGGTAACCGCTGTAGTGCGGCAGTCCCTTCACTCCGGCGAAGGCGTAGATCATCAGGCCGGAGCAGTCGAAGCCGATCTTGCGGTAGTCGCCGAACCGGTCGGCCACCCCGCCGTCGCGGATGCCGCGGGTCGGGCCGCTGGCGTTGCCGCCGCCCCAGGCGTAGGGCAGCCCGCGCTGGGCCATCGCCCTGGCGATCACCGCTTCCAGGCTCGCGCCAGCCGGGCCGGACGAAGGCTTCGAGCGACTCGGCGCTCCCCCGTTCGACCCGCTGGAAGGCCGGTCGTTTCCGCCGCCGGAATCGGACGCCGACGCCGCCTCGGCCGCGCGACGGGCCGCTTCTTCCTCTTCGCGCTGCTTCTGCGCCTGCCAGTCCTGGTAGCGCTGCCGCTGCCCCTGCAGCCCGCTGACCGCGGACTGCGCTTCGTAGAGCCGCTGCTCGACCTTGGACTTGTCCGCTTCGAGCTGCGTGTTCCGCACGGCCTGGCTGTCCTGCGCCTGCATCGCGGCGGTCTGCGCGGAGTCCGCGTTGCCCTTCGCCTGCTCGGCTTCGGCCTGCTTCTCCTGCGCGATCTCCAGCTTCTTGCGGGCGATCGAGTCCTTGTTCGCCTTCTCGGTCTGCGCCCGCTCCATGCCCTTGAGCGCGTCGAACCGGCTGCCGCCGACCGCGGCCAGCAGCTGCGCGCGGGCCAGCAGGTTCTTCGGGCTGTCCGAGTCGAGATAGGCCGAGATCGAGCCGATCGTGCTGCCCTGCTGGTAGCTGCCGGCGACGAACCGGTCCAGGTCGGCGCGGGCGCTTTCGATGGCCGCCGCGGCCGCGTCGGATTCCGTGCGCGCGTTGTCCGCGTCCTGTTTGGCCTGACCGGCGGCGTCCTCCGCGGCCTGCAGGTCGACCATGGCCTTGTTGGCCTCTTCGAGCTTCAGCTCGACATCGGCCTGCAGATCGGAAAGCCGGGCCTCGGCCTCGGCGAGCTGGTTGGTCAGCTGGCCGACCTCACCGGCCCGCGCGTTCGCCTCGGCGCGGCCCGAATCGATCTCCGAGTCGCTCGGGTTGGGTGGCGGCGGTGGCACCGCCAGCGCGGTGCCCGCGGTACCGAGCAACGCCGCGAGCCCGAAGGCCGCGGCCACCAACCATCGCGCGCCGGCCGGCGCCGGTTCACCTCGCCTGTTCGGCACGGTCTCCACCTCTCGCTCCGGGTGAGCCCTCGTCCACCCGGCTCCCCGTCCGGCCATGGCCGCTGTCGCGGCCTCAGCACCTCAAGCTTTCCTTGAGACTTTCGGAGCAAACTGTGCCACTGATGCCACAGATTTACCAGATTTAACAGCAGACACTTACGCACCGTGCGCATCATTCGCCCATGCGGGTTACCCCTGCTCCCAGCCCCTTCCCGCATGCTTGCCAGCCCAATTCCGGCCCACCCGTGTGCCGCACCACACGCCCGCCTCCTCGCGTGTCCCCCTTGAAGTGAAAAAAGGACAAGCGTACTGTTTGAGTCAGCAGGGAGCCGGCGCCGTCCCCGCGTCTGCGGACACGGTGGGGGTGCGCGAGACTCGCTCCTGAGCAACACGACAGGCCCCGAACAACGCACTGCCAACCACCCGAACGGACCGGGTACGGCTGCTCGTCAACCGGACACGAGAAGCCCACGAGAGCCGGCCCACGCCCCTGGAGTTAGACGTGACTGCACCTGCCAGCAAGGACAGCTTCGGCGCTCGAGACACGCTGAAAGTCGGTGACGCCTCCTACGAGGTGTTCCGGCTGAACAAGGTCGAGGGCGCGCAGCGCCTTCCCTACAGCCTCAAGATCCTGCTCGAGAACCTGCTGCGGACCGAGGACGGCGCGAACATCACCGCCGAGCACATCCGCGCACTCGGTGGCTGGGACCCCAGCGCCGACCCGTCGATCGAGATCCAGTTCACCCCGGCCAGGGTGATCATGCAGGACTTCACCGGCGTGCCCTGCGTGGTCGACCTGGCCACCATGCGCGAGGCCGTGACCGACCTCGGCGGCAACCCCGACAAGGTCAACCCGCTCGCCCCCGCCGAGCTGGTCATCGACCACTCCGTGATCATCGACGTGTTCGGCCGCGCGGACGCCTTCGAGCGCAACGTGGAGATCGAGTACGAGCGCAACCGCGAGCGCTACCAGTTCCTGCGCTGGGGCCAGGGCGCCTTCGACGAGTTCAAGGTGGTCCCGCCGGGCACCGGCATCGTGCACCAGGTCAACATCGAGCACCTGGCCCGCACCGTGATGTCCCGCAACGGCCAGGCCTACCCCGACTCCTGCGTCGGCACCGACTCGCACACCACCATGGTCAACGGCCTCGGCGTGCTCGGCTGGGGCGTCGGCGGCATCGAGGCCGAGGCCGCCATGCTCGGCCAGCCGGTCTCCATGCTCATCCCGCGCGTGGTCGGCTTCAAGCTCTCCGGCGAGATCCCCACCGGCGTCACCGCCACCGACGTGGTGCTCACCATCACCGAGATGCTGCGCAAGCACGGTGTGGTCGGCAAGTTCGTCGAGTTCTACGGCGACGGCGTCGGCGCGGTGCCGCTGGCCAACCGCGCCACCATCGGCAACATGAGCCCGGAGTTCGGTTCCACCGCGGCGATCTTCCCGATCGACGACGAGACCATCCGCTACCTCAAGCTGACCGGCCGCTCCCCCGAGCAGGTCGCACTGGTCGAGACCTACGCGAAAGAGCAAGGGCTCTGGCATGACGCTTCGCACGAGCCGACCTACTCCGAGTACCTCGAGCTGGATCTGTCCACTGTGGTCCCCTCGATCGCCGGCCCGAAGCGGCCGCAGGACCGGATCGAGCTGACCGACGCCAAGTCCTCGTTCCGCAAGTCGGTGCACGACTACGTGGAGGAGCAGTACCCCACCCCGCACACCAAGGTGGACGAGAAGGTCGAGGAGAGCTTCCCGGCCAGCGACCCCGCGGCGCTCTCCTTCGCCGACGAAGACGCGGTACCCGTGCAGTCCGCGGCCAACGGCTCGTCCGGCAGGCCGACCAAGCCGGTCACCGTGCAGTCCGCGGACCGTGGCGAGTTCGTGCTGGATCACGGCGCCGTGGTGATCGCGTCGATCACCTCGTGCACCAACACCTCCAACCCGTCGGTGATGCTGGGCGCGGCGCTGCTCGCGCGCAACGCGGTGGACAGGGGACTCTCGGTCAAGCCGTGGGTGAAGACCTCGATGGCCCCCGGCTCCCAGGTCGTCACCGACTACTACAACAAGGCCGGGCTCTGGCCGTACCTGGAGAAGCTGGGCTACCACCTGGTCGGCTACGGCTGCACCACCTGCATCGGCAACTCCGGCCCGCTCTCCGACGAGATCTCCGCCGCGGTGCAGGAAAACGACCTGACCGTGGTCTCGGTGCTCTCCGGTAACCGGAACTTCGAGGGCCGGATCAACCCGGACGTGAAGATGAACTACCTCGCGTCGCCGCCGCTGGTGATCGCCTACGCGCTGGCCGGCACGATGGACTTCGACTTCGACGAGCAGCCGCTCGGACAGGACACCGAGGGCAACGACGTGTTCCTGAAGGACATCTGGCCGACCCCGCAGGAGATCCAGGAGACCATCGACTCCTCGATCACCCAGGAGATGTTCACCAAGGACTACGCGGACGTGTTCGACGGTGGCGAGCGCTGGAAGTCGCTGCCCACCCCGGAGGGCAAGACCTTCGACTGGGACGCGCAGTCCACCTACGTGCGCAAGCCACCGTACTTCGACGGCATGCAGGCCGAGCCCGCTCCGGTGCGGGACATCAGCGGCGCCCGCGTGCTGGCCAAGCTGGGCGACTCGGTCACCACCGACCACATCTCCCCGGCCGGTGCGATCAAGGCCGACTCCCCGGCCGGCAAGTACCTGCAGGAGCACGGCATCGAGCGCAAGGACTTCAACTCCTACGGCTCGCGGCGCGGCAACCACGAGGTGATGATCCGCGGCACCTTCGCCAACATCCGGCTGCGCAACCAGTTGCTGGACGACGTGCAGGGCGGCTACACCCGCGACTTCACCCAGGAAGGCGCTCCGCAGGCGTTCATCTACGACGCCGCGCAGAACTACGCCGCCAACGACATCCCGCTGGTCGTGCTCGGCGGCAAGGAGTACGGCTCCGGCTCGTCGCGCGACTGGGCGGCCAAAGGCACCTCGCTGCTGGGTGTGCGCGCGGTGATCACCGAGTCCTTCGAGCGGATCCACCGGTCGAACCTGATCGGCATGGGCGTCATCCCGCTGCAGTTCCCGGAGGGCGAGTCGATCAAGTCTCTCGGCCTGGACGGCACGGAGACCTTCGACATCGCCGGTATCACCAAGCTCAACGACGGTGAGACCCCGCGGACGGTCAAGGTGACCGCCACCAAGCAGGACGGCACCGTGGTCGAGTTCGACGCCGTGGTGCGCATCGACACCCCGGGCGAGGCGGACTACTACCGCAACGGTGGCATCCTGCAGTACGTCCTGCGCAAGATGACCGCCTAACCGACCCGTTTCGTCCGTGAAGGGCCCCTTACCTACTTTGAAGGTAGGCAAGGGGCCCTTCACGGCTTATTCGGGAGTGCCGAGTTCCAGCGGTTCGCGGACCTGCCAGCGGACGCTGGTCACCGACGGCTCCAGGCTCAGCCTGCTCACCGCCGACTCCATCTGCGCGTCGTCGCGCTGGTCGCCGACCAGCTCGGCCCGTACCTCCACCGAACCGGCGGCCGGCAGGTCCGTGCTCTGCACCGACAGCAGCCGGAAGTCGGTGCGAGTCAGCGACTGCACCAGCAGCGCCCGCACGTGCGCCTCGGTGTCGTCCTTGGTCACCGCGTGGAAGTTGTAGTGCGTCGGGGTTTCGTCGCCGGTGTCCGGGCGGCGGTCCACCGCGCGGCCGAGCGCCCGCAGCGCGACGTTCACCCCGACGACGACCACCGTGCCGGCACCGGCGACCTGGTACAGCCCGGCGCCGGACAGCGCGCCGACGGCGGCCGAGCACCACAGCGTGGCCGCCGTGTTCAGGCCGCGCACGCTCAGCCCGTCCCGCAGGATCACCCCGGCGCCGAGGAAACCGATCCCGGAAACGATCTGCGCGGCGACCCTGGTCGGGTCCGCGTCCCCGCTGCCGGACAGCCCGCCGAACCCGTGCGCGGAAAGCAGCACGAACAGGGTGGAACCGATCGCGACCAGCGCGTTGGTCCGCAGACCCGCCATCCTGGCCCGGTACTGGCGTTCGAAACCGATCACCGCACCGAGGCCGACTCCGCTGCCGATCCTGAGCAGCATCTCCAAAGTGGTCATGATCTGGCCTTTCCGGCTTGCGCACACAGTGCTTCGGCCAGACAGGTCGAATCGACCGGGAAAAACCGTCCGCGACCGGGCGCGGCGGTTCAGGCGAGTGCTATCGCGAGCGGAACCCTGCGCGGGCGGCGGTGAGACGGCTTCTTCCGGTCGTCTCGGGACTGTCCTCCGGCATGTGCCGCTCACCTCCTCTTGGTAATGGCGATTCCCGCGACATGCTACCCGTCACGAGCGTCGTGAGTGGAAAGTGTTGCCAGGGCAACACTTTCCACTCACGACAGTTGACCTGGGGTTATGTGCCAGAAGGTGCGGTGAACGGCTGCACGTCCGGCTGGAACACCTGCCCCGGCGCAGGCACCTTGAGGTCGATCAGGTAGTCGGCGGTGGCCTTGTCCACCCCGGCGGAGTCACCGAGGATGCAGTGGCCGAAGGCGTCCACCGACAGCAGCCGGGAATAGCCGAGCTGGTCGGCCATCCGCTTGGAGAACTCGTACTGGGTGGCCGGGTCGTAGAAGTTGCCCACCACCAGCACCGGGTTCTCGGTGGACCGGTTCCACGGGCCGCGGTAGGCGTCCGCGTCCTTGACCGGCCACACCGGACACCCGGCCGGGTCCGAGAACGCCTGGCTACGACCGAAGGTGGGCGACTCCTTCTCCCAGGCCGCCGCGACCGACGGCACCTGCTCCTGGTCGTCGCCGAACTTCTTGTCCGAGCAGTTCACCCCGAGATAGGAGTCGTCCGAGTTGTACGGACTGTCCGGCAGCGAGTCGAACTTGGTGCCACGGACCGCTTTCGTCAGCGTCGGCAGGTCTTCGGCGGTGAACCGCTGCACCTGCCCGTCCGGCGGGTTCAGCACGTCGTAGAGCGACTGCAGATCCTTGGCCAGTGAGATGAACGCCGCCGGTGAGTACAGCGCGCCGCCCACCGCACCGACGAACCTGCTCAGGTCGATCTCGGTGCCGTCCGGCAGGGTGACCGGCTTTTCGCGCAGCGCGGTGCGCAGTTCGTCGAACTTCTCGCGCGGCTGCCCCGGGCTGAACGCGCAGCGCTCGGCCACCTCCTTGCACTTGGCCAGGAAACCGTCCAGTGCGACCTCGAAACCGCGGGCGCGCTCCCGGTCGTACTGCAGGCCGTCACTGGTCCGCAGCGCCGGGTCCACATTGCCGTCGATCACCAGCGCCCTGGAGTTCTTCGGGAACATGTTCGCGTAGGTGGATCCGATCAGCGTGCCGTAGGAGAAGCCGACGAAGTTCAGCTTCTGGTCACCGACCGCCGCGCGCAGCACGTCGAGATCCCGCACCACGTCCTTTGTGGACATGTGGTGCAGCAGCGCGCCCCCGTTGCGCTCGCAGAACTGGCCGTAGTCGCGATAGGACGCCAGCGTGCCGGAGATCTCCTGCCTGGTGACCGGCACGCCGACCTGGGCGCCGAACACGTCGTTCGCGTCCTCCGCGGTGGTGAAGCAGCGCAGGGGGTTGCTCGTGCCGACCCCTCGCGGGTCGAAGCCGATCAGGTCGAACCGGTCCATTACCTCGGGGTTGAAGAAGGACGCGGCGGAGACCGGCATGGTCATTCCCGGCCCGCCGGGCCCGCCGGGGTTCAGGAACAGCGACCCGACCTTCTGGTCCGGTTTGGTCGCCGCCCGCCGGAGCAGACCAAGGTCGATGGTGCCGAGCGTCGCGTCGTCGTGGTCGATCGGCACCCGGTAGGTGGCGCAGCTGAACGAGCCCGTCTGGTCCGGCGGCACGGTGCCTTCCGCGCACGGCCCCCATTCGACCGGCGGTGTCGCGCCGACCTGTGCCGCCTGCGGGCCGTCGGCCTGCGCGACCTGTTCGGCCTGCGCGGCGACCGGCAGCCCGAGCAACGCGGTCCCTGCCACGAGCACCCCCACCAGTGCCCTCGTGCGCACCGGCCTTCGTGTGGACTTCGACACGAACTCTCCCTCCCTAGCCGCCGCCTGCGGAGATCGCAGGGCGGAGTGGTCACGTCGAAGATGGCACAGCGTGGTGATCGGCGTCACCGTCCGAACGGCTGGTCCAAACCTCCGGGGGATTTTTCACGAGACAGGATGAAGATCGGCAGCTCTCGTCCTGCGGCATCCCGCTCCATCGCGTATCCCGGCCAGAACTCGAGCAGCCGGCGCCACAGCTCGTCGTACTCCGGCCCCTTGACCTCCCTGGCTCGCACCGCGATCTGCTTGCCGCGCAGCGCAATACTCGCTTCCGGATGCGCGCGCAAGTTGAAAGTCCACGCCGGATGGCTGGACTTCCCCCAGTTGGAGCCGGTCAGCACGTACTGGTCGCCGTACGGGTAGTAGAGCAGGTTGTTGCTCCTCGGCAGCCCGCTCCGCCGGCCGGTACTGGTCAGCCGCAGCGACGGCAGACCGGCGATCGCGACCAGGCTCAGCCGGCCGCTGGACGCGCGGTGCAGCCGCTGGTCCGCCCAGACGATGCCGGCCGCCAGTTTCATCAGCCATGGGCGGGTGCCGAGGGAGCGGGCGACCTTGGACAGGGGATTACGCGAGTTACGCACGGATGGATCTTGCCAAAGACACCCCGAAGAGTTTCCCCGAATCGGTCCACCAGCGCTCGACGTCGAACCCGGCGTCCGCGAGCTCGCCGCGGATCCCGCCGGCCCGGAACTTGGCGGAGATCTCGGTGCGGATGTGCTCTCCTTCGGTGAAGCGCACTTCCATGCCCGCGCCGGGAATGCGCACCAGCATGTCCGCACTGGCCCGGAGCCGCATCTCGATCCATTCCGCCTCGGCGTCCCAGTAGGACTCGTGCTCGAACCCGTCGGGGTCGAAGTCCGCCCCGAGCCGCTGGTTGACCACCCGCAGCACGTTCCGGTTGAACTCCGCGGTCACCCCGGCCGCGTCGTCGTACGCGCGGACCAGCGTCTCCGGGTTCTTCACCAGGTCGGTACCCAGCAGCAGCCATTCCCCCTCGGCCAGCACATCACGCACCGAGCGCAGGAACTTGCCCCGTTCGACCGGGGTCAGGTTGCCGATCGTGCCACCGAGGAAGGCGACCAGTCTCGGCTGCTCTCCCGGGAGCAGGTCGAGGTGCTCGGTGAAGTCGCCGATCGCCCCGCGCACGCTCAGGCCGGGATAGTCGGCCGAGATCGCCTCGACGGCGTCGGCCAGCGCCGACTCGGACACGTCCAGCGGGACGAAGGTCTCCAGCGACCCGTGCCCGCGAAGCCCGTCGAGCAGCAGCCTGGTCTTCTCGCTCGACCCGGATCCCAGCTCGACCAGCGTGTGCGCACCGGTCACCCTGGCGATCTCGGCGGCTTCCCTGCCCAGCACCTCCCGCTCCGCGCGGGTCGGGTAGTACTCCGGCAGCGCGGTGATCTCCTCGAACAGCTCACTCCCCCGTGCGTCGTAGAACCACTTGGACGGCAGCCACTTCTGCGTGGCGGACAGCCCGGCACGCACGTCGGTCCGCAGCGCCTCGGTGATGTCGTCCGGGTGGCGGTGCACATCGAGTTCGCTCATCGTGTTCACAGGCTCCGATCGGCGTTGAGGGGAAGGAATTCGACCTTGTAGGCCGGTTCGCGCTGGACGATCACCGCATGCCGCTCCGGCACCGGCGTCCAGCCGGGGTCGGCGTCCAGCGGCTCCGAAGCGACCACCACCGCTTCATCGGTACGCAACACCGACAACGCGTGTGTCCAGGCGGTGGCCACCAGCAGCGACCCGTCGGTGAGCAGCAGGTTCAACCGCGAACCGGGGGCCGCCTCTTCCACCTCGGTGACCAGGTCGGTGACCGCCCGCACCGGGTCCACGCCCTGGCTCAGGCGGTCCCGCAGCAGCGCCCAGAGCAACGCCGAATCGGTCGGCGCCTCCAGCCGCACCAGGTCGGTCACCGGCAGCCGCTCCGCGAGCGGGGCGACCGAGTCCGGCCAGCCCCGCACCACGCCGTTGTGGCTGAACAGCCACGGCCCGTCCGCGAACGGCGCGCAGGCGGCCTCGTTGACCGGCATGCCCTCGGTGCCCGAGCGCACCGCGGCCACGAACGAGCCGAGCCGCAGTGACCTGGCCAGCTCCGGCAGCGACTGGTCGGTCCAGATCGGACTCGGCTTGCGGTACCGGGCCGTGGCACCGTCCTCGGTCTGCCAGCCGAGGCCGAAGCCGTCCGCGTTCACGGTGCCACCGGCGCGCATGTCGGCCGGGGCGTAGGACTGGCGCAGCAGGGAATGCGGCGCGTCCAGGACCAGTTCGGCAGGCGCGCGCGGTACACCGAGGTACCCCAGATGGCGGCACATCGGATCAGCTCCGCTCACTCGGCCGGACGTTCCTGGCACAGCGGAACCCGGCGAAGATCTGCCGCCGGATCGGGTAGTCCCAGTTGCGGAAGGTGCCGCGGACCGCCGCCGCGTCGGTGCCGAACGAGCCACCGCGCAGCACCTTGTAGTCCGGCCCGAAGAACACCTCGGAGTACTCGCGATAGGGGAAGGCGCTGAAACCCGGGTAGCCGTGGAAGTCGGTGCCGGTCCACTCCCACACGTCCCCGATCAGCTGGTGCACGCCGAGCGGGGACGCGCCGGCCGGGTAGGCGCCGACCTCGGCCGGGCTCAGGTGTCGCTGCCCGAGATTGGCCTGTTCCGTACTCGGTTCCTCGTTGCCCCAAGGGAAACGCCGCGACTGCCCGGTCGCGGGATCGAACCTGGCCGCCTTCTCCCACTCCGGCTCGGTCGGCAGCCGCTTGCCCGCCCATGCCGCATATGCCTCTGCCTCGTAGTACGACACGTGCACCACCGGCTGCTCGGCCGGGACCCGCTCGTAGACGCCGAACCGGGTACGCCACCAGCCGTCCTGCTCGCGCTGCCAGAACCGCGGCGCGGTGATCTCGTGCGCCCGCAGGTAATCCCAGCCCGCTTCGCTCCACCAGCGGCGCTGACCGTAACCGCCGGCTTCGAGGAACTCGGTGTACTGGCCGTTGGTGACCGGAAAGGTGTCGATCACGAACGCGGTCACGTCGATCTCGTGCGCCGGCCGTTCGTTGTCCAGCGCCCACGGCTCGGCGGTGGTGCCCATCACGAACGGGCCACCGGGCACCAGCACCTCGGCAGGCACCCGGCCGGTTCGCCTGCCCGGCGGCGCGGGTGCGTGCAGCACCGGGTCGCCCTTGCGCAGCTGGTGGGTGGCCAGCATGGTCTCGTCGTGCTGCTGCTCGTGCTGGGTAATCATGCCGAAGGCGAACGCGGCCTCGGTCAGCCGCCGCCCCTCCAGCGGGGCCTTTTCCAGTACCTCCAACGCTTTCGCCCGCACTTCGCCGACGTAGGCTCGGGCCTGCGCCGGCCCGAGCAGCGGCAGCGCCGGCCGGTCCGCCCGCGCGTGCTTGAACGCGTCATACAGCTCGTCGATGTCCGGGCGCAGCGGCTCACGGCCGCCAACATCGCGGACCAGCCAGAGTTCTTCCTGGCTGCCGATGTGCGCGAGGTCCCAGACCAGCGGCGACATCAGCCTGGAGTGCTGACGGGTCAACTCCTCGTCGTCCACCGCGTCGGTGAGCACGGTGCTGCGAGCCCGTGCCCTGGTCAGTGCCTCCGCGGCGTGGGCGCGCAGGTTCTCCCGGCTCAGCTCGCGCAGCGGGTTCACAGCTTCACGGATAGGCATGGCTCATTTCCTCCCGGCGTGCGCGAGACGCTGCACGCCCTCGGTGATCTCGTCGATGGTGGACGCCGGCAGACTGGTGCCGGCCAGTTCGGCGCAGCCGAGGTCGGCGACCGCACGGGCCGCCGCCGCGATCTCCGGATCGGCGAGCCCGCACCGGGCGGCCTGCTCCCAGTGCTCCGCGACCGGGGCGCAGATCTCCAGCACCCTGTCGACGGTGGCCCGCTCGGCCAGCAGCGCGGTCAGCAGCGCGACCGGATGCAGCCAGCGCTCGGCTGGCTGGGCGTCCAGATAGCGCACCT includes:
- a CDS encoding NlpC/P60 family protein → METVPNRRGEPAPAGARWLVAAAFGLAALLGTAGTALAVPPPPPNPSDSEIDSGRAEANARAGEVGQLTNQLAEAEARLSDLQADVELKLEEANKAMVDLQAAEDAAGQAKQDADNARTESDAAAAAIESARADLDRFVAGSYQQGSTIGSISAYLDSDSPKNLLARAQLLAAVGGSRFDALKGMERAQTEKANKDSIARKKLEIAQEKQAEAEQAKGNADSAQTAAMQAQDSQAVRNTQLEADKSKVEQRLYEAQSAVSGLQGQRQRYQDWQAQKQREEEEAARRAAEAASASDSGGGNDRPSSGSNGGAPSRSKPSSGPAGASLEAVIARAMAQRGLPYAWGGGNASGPTRGIRDGGVADRFGDYRKIGFDCSGLMIYAFAGVKGLPHYSGYQYNAGRKVPLSQMRRGDMLFWGGRGGIHHVALYLGNGQMVEAPQSGSVVKVSSVRYGGIMPYATRLIG
- a CDS encoding aconitate hydratase, with product MTAPASKDSFGARDTLKVGDASYEVFRLNKVEGAQRLPYSLKILLENLLRTEDGANITAEHIRALGGWDPSADPSIEIQFTPARVIMQDFTGVPCVVDLATMREAVTDLGGNPDKVNPLAPAELVIDHSVIIDVFGRADAFERNVEIEYERNRERYQFLRWGQGAFDEFKVVPPGTGIVHQVNIEHLARTVMSRNGQAYPDSCVGTDSHTTMVNGLGVLGWGVGGIEAEAAMLGQPVSMLIPRVVGFKLSGEIPTGVTATDVVLTITEMLRKHGVVGKFVEFYGDGVGAVPLANRATIGNMSPEFGSTAAIFPIDDETIRYLKLTGRSPEQVALVETYAKEQGLWHDASHEPTYSEYLELDLSTVVPSIAGPKRPQDRIELTDAKSSFRKSVHDYVEEQYPTPHTKVDEKVEESFPASDPAALSFADEDAVPVQSAANGSSGRPTKPVTVQSADRGEFVLDHGAVVIASITSCTNTSNPSVMLGAALLARNAVDRGLSVKPWVKTSMAPGSQVVTDYYNKAGLWPYLEKLGYHLVGYGCTTCIGNSGPLSDEISAAVQENDLTVVSVLSGNRNFEGRINPDVKMNYLASPPLVIAYALAGTMDFDFDEQPLGQDTEGNDVFLKDIWPTPQEIQETIDSSITQEMFTKDYADVFDGGERWKSLPTPEGKTFDWDAQSTYVRKPPYFDGMQAEPAPVRDISGARVLAKLGDSVTTDHISPAGAIKADSPAGKYLQEHGIERKDFNSYGSRRGNHEVMIRGTFANIRLRNQLLDDVQGGYTRDFTQEGAPQAFIYDAAQNYAANDIPLVVLGGKEYGSGSSRDWAAKGTSLLGVRAVITESFERIHRSNLIGMGVIPLQFPEGESIKSLGLDGTETFDIAGITKLNDGETPRTVKVTATKQDGTVVEFDAVVRIDTPGEADYYRNGGILQYVLRKMTA
- a CDS encoding MgtC/SapB family protein, giving the protein MTTLEMLLRIGSGVGLGAVIGFERQYRARMAGLRTNALVAIGSTLFVLLSAHGFGGLSGSGDADPTRVAAQIVSGIGFLGAGVILRDGLSVRGLNTAATLWCSAAVGALSGAGLYQVAGAGTVVVVGVNVALRALGRAVDRRPDTGDETPTHYNFHAVTKDDTEAHVRALLVQSLTRTDFRLLSVQSTDLPAAGSVEVRAELVGDQRDDAQMESAVSRLSLEPSVTSVRWQVREPLELGTPE
- a CDS encoding alpha/beta hydrolase, whose protein sequence is MRTRALVGVLVAGTALLGLPVAAQAEQVAQADGPQAAQVGATPPVEWGPCAEGTVPPDQTGSFSCATYRVPIDHDDATLGTIDLGLLRRAATKPDQKVGSLFLNPGGPGGPGMTMPVSAASFFNPEVMDRFDLIGFDPRGVGTSNPLRCFTTAEDANDVFGAQVGVPVTRQEISGTLASYRDYGQFCERNGGALLHHMSTKDVVRDLDVLRAAVGDQKLNFVGFSYGTLIGSTYANMFPKNSRALVIDGNVDPALRTSDGLQYDRERARGFEVALDGFLAKCKEVAERCAFSPGQPREKFDELRTALREKPVTLPDGTEIDLSRFVGAVGGALYSPAAFISLAKDLQSLYDVLNPPDGQVQRFTAEDLPTLTKAVRGTKFDSLPDSPYNSDDSYLGVNCSDKKFGDDQEQVPSVAAAWEKESPTFGRSQAFSDPAGCPVWPVKDADAYRGPWNRSTENPVLVVGNFYDPATQYEFSKRMADQLGYSRLLSVDAFGHCILGDSAGVDKATADYLIDLKVPAPGQVFQPDVQPFTAPSGT
- a CDS encoding nitroreductase family deazaflavin-dependent oxidoreductase, yielding MKLAAGIVWADQRLHRASSGRLSLVAIAGLPSLRLTSTGRRSGLPRSNNLLYYPYGDQYVLTGSNWGKSSHPAWTFNLRAHPEASIALRGKQIAVRAREVKGPEYDELWRRLLEFWPGYAMERDAAGRELPIFILSREKSPGGLDQPFGR
- the egtD gene encoding L-histidine N(alpha)-methyltransferase, with amino-acid sequence MSELDVHRHPDDITEALRTDVRAGLSATQKWLPSKWFYDARGSELFEEITALPEYYPTRAEREVLGREAAEIARVTGAHTLVELGSGSSEKTRLLLDGLRGHGSLETFVPLDVSESALADAVEAISADYPGLSVRGAIGDFTEHLDLLPGEQPRLVAFLGGTIGNLTPVERGKFLRSVRDVLAEGEWLLLGTDLVKNPETLVRAYDDAAGVTAEFNRNVLRVVNQRLGADFDPDGFEHESYWDAEAEWIEMRLRASADMLVRIPGAGMEVRFTEGEHIRTEISAKFRAGGIRGELADAGFDVERWWTDSGKLFGVSLARSIRA
- the egtC gene encoding ergothioneine biosynthesis protein EgtC, which translates into the protein MCRHLGYLGVPRAPAELVLDAPHSLLRQSYAPADMRAGGTVNADGFGLGWQTEDGATARYRKPSPIWTDQSLPELARSLRLGSFVAAVRSGTEGMPVNEAACAPFADGPWLFSHNGVVRGWPDSVAPLAERLPVTDLVRLEAPTDSALLWALLRDRLSQGVDPVRAVTDLVTEVEEAAPGSRLNLLLTDGSLLVATAWTHALSVLRTDEAVVVASEPLDADPGWTPVPERHAVIVQREPAYKVEFLPLNADRSL
- the egtB gene encoding ergothioneine biosynthesis protein EgtB gives rise to the protein MPIREAVNPLRELSRENLRAHAAEALTRARARSTVLTDAVDDEELTRQHSRLMSPLVWDLAHIGSQEELWLVRDVGGREPLRPDIDELYDAFKHARADRPALPLLGPAQARAYVGEVRAKALEVLEKAPLEGRRLTEAAFAFGMITQHEQQHDETMLATHQLRKGDPVLHAPAPPGRRTGRVPAEVLVPGGPFVMGTTAEPWALDNERPAHEIDVTAFVIDTFPVTNGQYTEFLEAGGYGQRRWWSEAGWDYLRAHEITAPRFWQREQDGWWRTRFGVYERVPAEQPVVHVSYYEAEAYAAWAGKRLPTEPEWEKAARFDPATGQSRRFPWGNEEPSTEQANLGQRHLSPAEVGAYPAGASPLGVHQLIGDVWEWTGTDFHGYPGFSAFPYREYSEVFFGPDYKVLRGGSFGTDAAAVRGTFRNWDYPIRRQIFAGFRCARNVRPSERS